The following proteins are co-located in the Planococcus plakortidis genome:
- a CDS encoding amino acid ABC transporter ATP-binding protein gives MIDVQNLSKKFGDNLVLNDITTTIQKGEVVAIIGPSGSGKSTFLRCLNLLETPSSGSIEINGKNLTASKKDIHKIRQQIGMVFQHFHLFPHMTVKENLMYAPMKAKGVKKYDAEEKARQLLDRVGLAQKAAAYPNSLSGGQKQRVAIARALAMEPELMLFDEPTSALDPEMVKEVLEVMKDLAKSGMTMVVVTHEMGFAREVADRVLFLDHGILVEEGEPESFFKNPASARARDFLDKVL, from the coding sequence GTGATTGACGTACAGAACCTATCCAAGAAATTCGGGGACAACCTCGTATTGAACGATATTACCACCACCATCCAAAAAGGCGAAGTCGTCGCGATCATCGGCCCGTCCGGCTCCGGCAAGTCGACTTTCCTGCGGTGCTTGAATTTGCTCGAGACCCCAAGCTCAGGAAGCATTGAAATCAACGGCAAGAACTTGACTGCGTCCAAAAAAGACATCCATAAAATCCGCCAGCAGATCGGCATGGTATTCCAGCATTTCCACCTCTTCCCCCATATGACGGTGAAAGAGAACTTGATGTATGCCCCGATGAAAGCAAAAGGCGTCAAGAAATACGACGCTGAGGAAAAGGCGCGCCAATTGCTCGACCGCGTCGGCCTGGCGCAAAAAGCCGCTGCCTACCCGAACAGTTTGTCCGGCGGCCAAAAGCAGCGTGTCGCGATTGCGCGCGCACTCGCCATGGAACCGGAACTCATGCTGTTCGACGAACCGACCTCTGCACTCGATCCGGAAATGGTCAAGGAAGTGCTGGAGGTCATGAAAGATCTTGCAAAATCCGGCATGACCATGGTCGTCGTGACGCATGAGATGGGTTTTGCCCGGGAAGTCGCAGACCGCGTCTTGTTTTTGGATCATGGTATCCTCGTTGAGGAAGGCGAACCGGAAAGCTTTTTCAAGAATCCGGCAAGCGCACGCGCACGCGACTTCCTGGATAAAGTGCTTTAA
- a CDS encoding serine hydrolase codes for MENAIKQLIGRSSARVSVAIEFRSSRVYINSGAPMRAASTIKLALLFEACRQIANGTLSGGQKIVFGGKPAGGAGVLDHLPSLRELALWDVLALMIIVSDNAASNAVLELLGKETVNKACSDLGLHNTKIDRRFMDFEAVEHGIDNRTSAGDMIRLMESFAMPGVLPEQERKRAMEILGNQQSRKLTAAIEEDEVEFYGKAGELAGLQADVGVFGNGEKFAIAAVFVEGARNPLEAHHLIANIGLLIHQQMESVT; via the coding sequence GTGGAGAATGCGATAAAACAACTGATTGGCAGATCTTCAGCCCGCGTCAGTGTGGCAATTGAATTCCGGTCAAGCCGAGTGTATATCAATAGTGGGGCCCCGATGCGCGCAGCGAGCACGATTAAATTGGCCCTGTTATTCGAAGCGTGCCGGCAAATCGCAAATGGCACGCTGTCGGGCGGCCAGAAAATTGTGTTCGGAGGCAAACCTGCCGGAGGCGCAGGCGTACTGGACCATCTGCCATCACTTAGAGAATTAGCCTTATGGGATGTATTGGCCTTGATGATCATCGTTTCCGATAATGCCGCTTCAAATGCGGTGCTGGAACTGCTCGGGAAAGAAACCGTCAATAAGGCGTGCAGCGACCTTGGCTTGCACAATACGAAAATCGATCGCCGCTTCATGGATTTCGAAGCGGTTGAACACGGGATCGATAACCGGACCTCCGCAGGTGATATGATCCGTTTAATGGAATCGTTTGCCATGCCGGGCGTTTTGCCGGAACAGGAGCGAAAACGGGCCATGGAAATATTGGGCAATCAGCAAAGCCGCAAGCTGACTGCGGCGATCGAGGAAGATGAAGTGGAGTTTTATGGCAAAGCCGGTGAACTGGCTGGCCTGCAGGCGGATGTCGGGGTTTTTGGGAACGGAGAAAAATTCGCCATCGCTGCGGTTTTCGTGGAAGGGGCGAGAAATCCACTGGAAGCCCATCATTTGATCGCGAACATTGGGCTCTTAATCCATCAACAGATGGAATCGGTCACTTAA
- a CDS encoding histidine phosphatase family protein, which produces MTKIYIIRHCAATGQEPDAELTEKGMAQAVELSGFLSELGIERVVSSPYTRAVQSIAPFAETLAVEIETDERLKERVLSSGNLPDWFERLKSTFDDHNLVLEGGESSRQALDRISQVVAELEKSGQTAAIVTHGNIMALLLSRYVEGFGFEGWRALSNPDVFVLTDAPDGKSGERLWNEGSQ; this is translated from the coding sequence GTGACAAAAATCTATATCATCCGTCACTGTGCCGCAACTGGACAGGAGCCGGATGCAGAACTTACGGAAAAAGGAATGGCACAAGCTGTAGAATTAAGCGGCTTTTTGAGTGAGCTGGGGATCGAGCGGGTCGTCTCGAGCCCGTATACACGAGCCGTTCAATCGATCGCACCATTCGCGGAGACGTTGGCTGTTGAAATCGAAACCGACGAGCGTTTGAAAGAACGGGTCTTAAGTTCAGGAAACCTTCCCGATTGGTTCGAACGCTTGAAAAGCACATTCGATGACCACAATCTCGTGCTTGAAGGCGGCGAATCCAGCAGACAAGCACTGGACCGTATTTCACAAGTAGTAGCTGAGCTTGAAAAGAGCGGCCAAACAGCAGCAATCGTCACCCACGGCAACATCATGGCACTGCTTCTGTCGCGTTATGTGGAAGGCTTCGGATTTGAAGGATGGCGTGCTTTAAGCAATCCGGATGTGTTCGTTTTAACTGACGCACCTGATGGAAAGAGTGGGGAACGATTGTGGAATGAGGGATCTCAATGA
- a CDS encoding HAD family hydrolase: MIQAVLFDLDGTLLNRDASVMSFIDDQYDRMHQSLGHIPKEVYAERFIELDRRGYVWKDQVYAQLIQEFNIEQITMENLLEDYIAHFRFHCHPFDGLQAMLESLKQQGVKLGIISNGKGKFQMDNIKALGIERWFDAILISESENLRKPDPRIFERAMARLNVLPAHSLFVGDHPTTDVEAAKKAGMIGVWKKDAGWSEAAADYTIDELDELNRIVQGLNAYID, from the coding sequence ATGATTCAAGCGGTGCTGTTTGATTTGGACGGGACCCTGCTCAACCGGGATGCTTCAGTGATGTCGTTTATCGACGATCAATACGATCGGATGCATCAGTCTCTCGGGCATATTCCTAAGGAAGTGTATGCCGAGCGCTTTATTGAATTGGACAGGCGGGGATATGTATGGAAAGACCAGGTCTATGCTCAATTGATCCAGGAATTTAATATCGAACAGATAACGATGGAAAATTTATTGGAAGATTATATCGCCCATTTCCGCTTCCATTGCCATCCTTTCGATGGCCTGCAAGCAATGCTGGAGAGCCTGAAACAACAAGGCGTGAAACTAGGCATCATCTCGAATGGCAAGGGGAAATTCCAGATGGATAATATTAAAGCCTTGGGAATCGAGAGGTGGTTTGATGCGATCTTGATTTCTGAAAGCGAGAATTTACGGAAGCCGGATCCACGGATTTTCGAAAGGGCGATGGCCCGTTTGAATGTCTTGCCAGCCCATAGCTTGTTTGTCGGGGACCATCCAACGACGGATGTGGAGGCCGCCAAAAAAGCCGGCATGATCGGGGTATGGAAAAAAGATGCTGGTTGGAGTGAAGCCGCGGCGGATTACACTATAGATGAGTTGGACGAACTGAATAGGATCGTCCAAGGGTTAAATGCATATATTGATTAA
- a CDS encoding LLM class flavin-dependent oxidoreductase produces MTQKTFQQIPVAVLDLAPINEGSTATESFANSVELAQHVEKLGFNRYWLAEHHNMPGIGSSATSVLIGHIAGKTNSIRVGSGGVMLPNHAPLVIAEQFGTLASLYPDRIDLGLGRAPGSDQATAYALRRTLHSTGDEFPQQVMELENYFSDKPVGRVKAYPGTGMDIPIWLLGSSGFSAQLAAQKGLPFSFASHFAPDFTMQALQLYHQNFKPSAALDSPYAMVGVSVIIADTQERAEWLATSLQQQMFALMKGEPTTFQPPIDDLGSVWTPREIVMFRDKLKSESMIVGTPELVREKLAAFINKTRANEVIVNSPIFYQEDRLHSYSLLAEMME; encoded by the coding sequence ATGACACAAAAAACATTTCAGCAGATTCCCGTGGCCGTGCTCGACTTGGCGCCGATCAATGAAGGCAGCACCGCAACAGAATCATTTGCAAATAGCGTAGAACTTGCGCAACACGTAGAGAAACTGGGATTTAACCGCTACTGGCTGGCCGAGCATCACAATATGCCAGGTATCGGCAGCTCGGCGACGTCTGTGTTGATCGGGCATATCGCCGGAAAAACCAACTCAATCCGCGTAGGTTCAGGTGGCGTCATGCTGCCGAACCATGCCCCGCTTGTTATCGCCGAGCAATTCGGGACGCTCGCGTCGTTGTATCCAGACCGCATCGACCTCGGCCTTGGCCGTGCACCTGGCAGTGACCAGGCGACTGCTTATGCTTTGCGCCGTACCCTACACAGCACGGGAGACGAATTCCCGCAGCAAGTGATGGAATTGGAGAATTATTTCTCCGATAAACCGGTCGGCCGGGTCAAAGCGTACCCGGGAACAGGCATGGACATTCCAATCTGGCTGCTTGGATCGAGCGGATTCAGCGCTCAACTCGCCGCGCAAAAAGGCTTGCCGTTTTCATTCGCCAGCCATTTCGCGCCGGACTTCACGATGCAGGCGCTGCAATTGTACCATCAGAATTTCAAGCCATCCGCGGCGCTCGACAGCCCGTATGCGATGGTCGGCGTGTCAGTGATCATAGCTGATACGCAGGAGCGCGCGGAATGGCTCGCCACGTCTTTGCAGCAGCAGATGTTTGCGCTGATGAAAGGCGAACCGACGACGTTCCAACCACCGATTGATGATCTTGGCTCGGTGTGGACGCCGCGTGAAATCGTCATGTTCCGGGATAAACTGAAGTCCGAATCGATGATCGTCGGCACGCCGGAATTGGTGCGCGAAAAACTGGCAGCTTTCATCAATAAGACACGCGCTAATGAAGTCATCGTCAATTCACCGATCTTCTATCAGGAAGACCGCCTGCATTCTTATTCATTGCTAGCGGAAATGATGGAATAA
- a CDS encoding amidohydrolase family protein — translation MKIFDAHLHIIDPRFPVAENHGYLPPAFTAPDYMRSVENFNVSGGAIVSGSFQGFDQSYLLDTLDMLGERFVGVTQLPAGTSDEEILSLHEKGVRAVRFNVKRGGSETIERLDHFARRIHDIAGWHAELYIDSKDLVELKDVISRLPAVSIDHLGLSKQGFPELLKLVEQGVKVKATGFGRIDFDPSQAIRAIHELNPEALLFGTDLPSTRAKRVFQAGDVTVIQEALGDKEAEKVLYHNALQWYKIE, via the coding sequence GTGAAAATCTTCGATGCCCATTTACATATTATCGATCCGAGATTTCCGGTAGCCGAAAACCACGGCTATCTGCCGCCTGCATTCACGGCTCCGGATTATATGAGGTCTGTTGAAAACTTCAATGTATCCGGAGGCGCCATCGTGTCGGGATCGTTCCAAGGCTTTGACCAATCGTATTTACTGGATACACTCGACATGCTCGGTGAGCGGTTTGTCGGCGTGACGCAATTGCCGGCGGGCACATCGGACGAAGAAATCCTCAGCTTGCATGAAAAAGGCGTACGTGCAGTGCGATTTAATGTGAAGCGCGGCGGCTCGGAAACGATTGAACGGCTCGATCATTTCGCAAGGCGCATCCATGACATCGCCGGGTGGCATGCAGAGCTGTACATCGATTCGAAAGATCTCGTGGAACTGAAAGACGTAATCAGCCGCTTGCCTGCCGTTTCCATCGATCATCTCGGCTTATCGAAACAAGGATTCCCCGAACTGTTGAAGCTGGTGGAACAAGGTGTAAAGGTGAAAGCGACCGGGTTCGGGCGGATTGATTTCGACCCGTCGCAAGCAATAAGAGCTATCCATGAACTCAATCCTGAAGCGCTGCTTTTCGGCACCGATCTTCCGTCGACTCGGGCAAAGAGGGTGTTTCAGGCGGGTGATGTGACAGTGATCCAAGAAGCTTTGGGCGACAAGGAAGCAGAAAAGGTTCTCTATCACAATGCGTTGCAATGGTACAAAATTGAATAA
- a CDS encoding HIT family protein translates to MRTITLANGETVEVECLSCALVNGLIEPEGGVVMVTEHFHAHQDVAYPIPGLIILASKRHLKSLDELTEEERIDYITVLAEIRKAQRNVLGIESVYYFYNEDTTHHFHTWMVPR, encoded by the coding sequence ATGAGAACCATCACCTTGGCAAATGGCGAAACCGTCGAAGTGGAATGCTTGAGCTGCGCGTTGGTGAATGGATTGATCGAACCGGAAGGCGGCGTCGTGATGGTGACGGAGCATTTCCATGCCCATCAGGATGTGGCATATCCCATCCCTGGCTTGATCATCCTCGCCTCGAAGCGCCATTTGAAAAGCCTGGACGAATTGACTGAAGAAGAGCGGATCGACTACATCACGGTCCTGGCGGAAATCCGCAAAGCACAGCGAAACGTGCTTGGCATCGAATCGGTCTATTATTTCTATAATGAAGACACGACGCATCATTTCCATACGTGGATGGTACCGCGCTAA